AATATCCAGGCGATAATAAATGCCTTGATCAAACCGATACAACCGCCGCACAACCGGTCAACCCATCCAAGCACCGTCAGCCGGACGATTTTCCTGATCAGCCATCCAGTCCCCAGGACAAGAATAACCGTAGCAAAAAAGAGAAGCAAAAAGCTTATTACCAGTTTTGTGGAATCGGAAAGCGGTATGAATGTCAGATGAGGAAACAGGGTCCGGTATCCCGTCACCGCAACGGCAAATCCGGCAATAAGGGCGATCAACCGGAATGCTTCACCGATCAAACCCCGTTTGATACCAACAATGATAAACAATGCGGCGATAATTGAAATTATTATATCGAATACATGCATTTAGTTGTCAGGGTCCAGGGTAGAGGGTATAAGGCATAACCGGGAAACAATATCCATCCTCATTTACCGTCCTCATTTCTCCTCATGCGTCAAATAATCCATAAGAAGCCGTATTCCGAAGCCGGTGGCGTATTTTGGCATTTCTCCCCTTGGTTCGCTTTCGTTGAAACCGGTCCCTGCAATATCCAGATGGGCCCAGGGAATCGTATCAACAAATTCTCTGAGAAAGGCCGCTGCGGTAATGGAACCGGCATGGCCTCGTTTGAGTTTGGGAATGTTTTTCAAATCGGCAAAATCACTTTTCATCGCCTCAATATGTTCTTCGTAGATAGGAAACCGCCACAACCGTTCGAATGTTCGTTCTCCTGCCTCGAAGAGTTTTTCACTCATCGTGTCATCGTTTGAAAAGAGTCCGGCGATAGTATCACCCAGTGCGTAGAGGATACCGCCGGTGAGGGTGGCCAGGTCAATCAGCTCTGAAGGTTTATATTTCTTTTGGCAATAAGAGAATGCGTCGGCCATGGCAAGGCGTCCTTCGGCGTCGGTGTTACCGATCTCAACGGTTTTACCCGAGTATGATTTATAGATATCGCCGGGGAAATAGGTCGTGCTGCCGATTGCGTTATGCGCTGCGGGAACAACGGCGACAACGTTGATTTTCGGTTTGAGGATACCAAGCGCCCGGATTAATCCGAACGCTGCCGCCGCACCGGCCATATCACATCGCATGGTTTCGATATGTCCCGATGGTTTCAGGTTCTGGCCCCCCGAGTCGAAGGTAATTCCTTTACCAACAATCGCGGTTGTTTTCTTTGATTTTGCAGCGCCTGTATATTCCATGATAATCAGATGAGGAGGATAGGGGGACCCCTGTCCCACCGCGTAGAGGAGCCCCAGCCCTTTTTTCTTGAGTTCTTTTTGATCGAGGATTGTGGTGGTGATATTCGATGCCGATCCCAGTTTCCGGGCTTCTGCGGCAAGGTGAGCGGGGGTGACAACATGGGCATTATCATTCACCAGGTCGCGGGCATAAAAAACAGATTCGCACAGGGCCTGTATCTGTTTGGCCCGCCCGGGAGTAACGGTGGGATCGACAAGCTCGATCTTTTTGATCCCCGACGGTTTTTCACTTTTATATTTTGCAAAGGAATAGGCGCCCAGAATAGCGCCTTCCAGAGAAGCTTCACTGCATTTCCCCGCGCACTTTTTCTTTTTTGGCGGAATGAGCGAAACTGAGGTACGTTTCAGTTCCATCGCTTTCTGTATCGCCTTTGCCGCGCCACGTCTGATTATTGCCGTCGTACAATTTTCACGGAGTCCTAAACCGCAGTAGATTATGCATGCATTCTTCTCATAACGGATTGTCAATTGATGTTTTTCACCCTTGAAATCGACAATTTCTCCGGCGTCTTCCTGAACAAAAAACACGACCTGAGTATCATTCGAAGCCTTTTTGGCTATGGTGATTTTCATGGCATAATCCTTTCAGAAATCGTATCTACTTTTAACAAAGATATAATAAAATAACAAATTGGCATTGAGGGCGCAGCGAATGGGGCAAAAAGGGCTGTGTTTTTGCAGCAGAATGGTTAATGGGCGGGTTGAGGAGCGAATAAACCTCGCCGAAGCCGCCTGGTACCGCGGCGCCGGCGAGCAATGATATGCGCGTTGTATGGTGTGCCTATTCAGGGACCCTGAAGGAGCACAGACCCGAAGGCCGGGAATATACTACCGTTCGAGCACTTTCCACTCGACACGACGGTTTTTCTTATGACATTCATCATCGGGGCAATTCGATATTGCCGGACGTTCTCTTCCGTAGGACGTAAACTCCAGGCGCGACGATGGAATACCGTAGGAGGTAAGATAGCTTTTCACCGCCTTGGCTCTGTTTTCGCCGAGTCCGATATTGTATTCATTCGAACCCCGTTCATCGGCATGGCCTTCAAGAAGAATCCGGATATCGATGTTTTCGGAAAGAAACCGGGCCGCCCGTTCGAGCTTCTGGATTGCATCACCCCGGAGTTCATACTGGTCGTACTCGAAATAGATCGGCACGAAAATCTCCTGCATTTCGGCGTCGATATCCCGGGTCTGGAAAACAATGTCGTCG
This Chitinivibrionales bacterium DNA region includes the following protein-coding sequences:
- a CDS encoding aminopeptidase; translation: MKITIAKKASNDTQVVFFVQEDAGEIVDFKGEKHQLTIRYEKNACIIYCGLGLRENCTTAIIRRGAAKAIQKAMELKRTSVSLIPPKKKKCAGKCSEASLEGAILGAYSFAKYKSEKPSGIKKIELVDPTVTPGRAKQIQALCESVFYARDLVNDNAHVVTPAHLAAEARKLGSASNITTTILDQKELKKKGLGLLYAVGQGSPYPPHLIIMEYTGAAKSKKTTAIVGKGITFDSGGQNLKPSGHIETMRCDMAGAAAAFGLIRALGILKPKINVVAVVPAAHNAIGSTTYFPGDIYKSYSGKTVEIGNTDAEGRLAMADAFSYCQKKYKPSELIDLATLTGGILYALGDTIAGLFSNDDTMSEKLFEAGERTFERLWRFPIYEEHIEAMKSDFADLKNIPKLKRGHAGSITAAAFLREFVDTIPWAHLDIAGTGFNESEPRGEMPKYATGFGIRLLMDYLTHEEK
- a CDS encoding OmpA family protein; the encoded protein is MKRLQTILFVTSAVILSVLYGCGKKTTTIEDTMPEPEPSVTTEVETPAPETGPSDDIVFQTRDIDAEMQEIFVPIYFEYDQYELRGDAIQKLERAARFLSENIDIRILLEGHADERGSNEYNIGLGENRAKAVKSYLTSYGIPSSRLEFTSYGRERPAISNCPDDECHKKNRRVEWKVLER